The Cicer arietinum cultivar CDC Frontier isolate Library 1 chromosome 1, Cicar.CDCFrontier_v2.0, whole genome shotgun sequence genome contains the following window.
TATTGGTGGTTGAAACTATTAATCAAAATTTCTTAGTTTCTATTACTTCTCTATTtgctttaataaaaaaacactttctacttcctctattttttttataaaaaaataaataaataaaaaacatcttAACATTTTTTTAGCTCTATATTCTCGTGATCACCTCATCCCAATAACTATTAAGCtcacaaaatgaaaataaaaaattcaatccaattagatgataaaattgaaaaaatatatctgTGTTGTGCAAGAAGGCAATGGAAATCGGCACACCTCAAGAACTTGTATAACtttgaaaatgtttttctttaGCTTTAAAAATACATCCAAAACAAATTACCCTTAACATCTACTACTTGAATTATGTGAATAAATTATGCTTGTTTTATCAATGTGAAAAAAATTATGCTTGTTTTGTCACAAACACATAAGAGGAAAAGGAATAAAATTGTTAATATGAAGGTATTTAAGAAGAAGCTATGACATTAGTTAAGAACATATTGGAGTGACACAATtacaatatataacataatgtCATATATATAAGCATAATAATGCATGAATTAGTATACACAAATGACAAGAACATGGAGAAAAGTTAATGCAATTTTTGTGACCAAAATATAAGCTTAGCACATACATACATGAACATAGATCAACCAAATAATAAACTAGCAAAAAacccaaaattaaattttttttccctAAACTTGTTTATAATTTGAAAACATGCTTTTTGCCAGCATCACCTAAATGAGGATCACGCTTAGCCTTCATCATATGTCCCAAAACTTTAGCATAACGACGAACCAATTTCTTAAACTTCAAACCTTGAATGTTGTCTTTTTGTTGCATCCTAACAAGCTTAAGTTGTTTCTCTTCCTCAGTAAAATGTTCACCAAGTGAATTTCTCCCTTTGCTTTCACCTTCATCATGATGATTACATAAAATCTTTGTTTCTTTCTCTTCTCCTACAATCAATTGCTTCAAGCTTTTGtgatcattattattattctcaTTTTCTTTCACCTCATGATTATGTGTAGTTTTTTCAAAAGACACTTCCTTTGTTGTTTCACTTTTTGAGATTTGTTTCTCATTTGGTATTGGTTGCTTCCTTGTTCTTCTTGACATGGTTATGTCATAGTGGCGTTTCACCGATGAAGTTTGAAACTCCATTTgctctttatttttctttgattgattttgtgtAAAAACTTCTCAAAGAGAAGTCATGGTTGAACTTTATTAGAGAGCAATTTGGTATAGAAGAAATTTTTTCACTTTCTTAAAGAGCAACCAAAGGGAGTTAGTTTAGAGGCCTTTCAAAAAGGTGAAATGTCTGTTTTCTGATTGTTTATTTTTGATAATTGAAAGATTAACCTTCCAATGGTAAAGCAGCTGAAGAAAATGATTTGGAGGGAAGTGTCACCAAACTTTAGGAAATTCACAATATGGGCCAGTAGTAGACTCATGTAACAATAGACTATGTATGGTCCATTTTGGGCCCAAGTCCAACCTCTATGTTTGATTAGCCTTTTTACCTATATACTTGATTTACTTGCCTTCTTTCTATATTAGGATGCTTTGTTCTATGAattttcttttgtcaatgtaATTAGTCTTTTTAAACCGTTCGATAGAGATCGGACTGCTCGCACTCAAAGGTTGACATCACAAAATGGAGTGACTtagagattttatttttttataagtaaatagTATTCTGATGACTCATCAAAGTCAGCGAAAGTCTCAAGATTTAGAGAATGctaaaatgtatttatatattatccATCAAACAAGAGTTAAATTTTTACCAACTAAATTAATCTagagaatttatttttgagaaataaaaacaattaattatttgacatattagtaaataaaaaatgttttttcttGTCCAAATTGAAAAACTAGAGAGGAATAAGATCT
Protein-coding sequences here:
- the LOC101492031 gene encoding uncharacterized protein, with amino-acid sequence MEFQTSSVKRHYDITMSRRTRKQPIPNEKQISKSETTKEVSFEKTTHNHEVKENENNNNDHKSLKQLIVGEEKETKILCNHHDEGESKGRNSLGEHFTEEEKQLKLVRMQQKDNIQGLKFKKLVRRYAKVLGHMMKAKRDPHLGDAGKKHVFKL